The window CAGTCACTGATCAGAATTACAATATGCAAATAAAACATCTAAAATGAAGTCTGGTGGTTCCTCAGACAACATGAAGGGCTGCTGGACGAAGACAACAATGGGCAAGTCGATGAGCAACTTCATTTGCTTGACGTCTTATATGGGTAAAACAAACTCTAGTGATCCCCAAGGAAAGCTCTCTAGAGTCCTCGATGATGAGACCAATAGGAGAATGGTCTAACGAAGAAGATCAGAGAGATTGGGTGATCTAGAGTGAATCACTCTCAATAACTATATTGTGAAGACCTCTAGAAGACGCCAAGGCAAGACCTTCCTTGACCACCAAAGCCTCAGCAAAGAGAGGAGAAAGGAACGTGAGGGAAATACTTAGCTAAGCCTGCTACAAAATTGCCCGCAGTGTCTCAGAGAACCACACGTACGCCACCAATGAGACAGTTTGCATTCCAAGCTCCGTCCACATTAAGTTTCAAAAAACCAAGCCTAGGATTCACCCACTTCACAGTTGATGAGTCCGAAGAGTGGCTAGTAGCGAAAGTAGGGGTGGAGGCAAGTTGGAAGTTTTGCCACTAGGAGATGGTGCGAGATACCACGATGTTAGGGGGGATCACATTTACCTAACCAAAGCATAATATTCCTAGCGCTCCAAATAGCATAGAGCATcataattaaatcaaaattatgCTTATCAAGTTTGGGAAGGAGATACATCATCCAACAACAGGCGAGGAGAATGAGAGGCCACAAGGTAGGGGACCCAGAGGAAAGAAACTCCACACACAGGCTGCAAAAAGGTAGTCATAACGAATATGGACTTGTGATTCGCCGACACTGCCACAAAATATACATAGAGTCAGAGGTTATGTGACGCTTTACCAAATTGGACTTTGTTGGGACAATGTCCTTGCAAGGACGCCACGCATTTATTTGAACTTTTGGAGGGACTTTGGCTCCCCAAATCGTTTTCCAAAGCAAGGAAGGGTCAGATATACTTGAGGAAGAAGCCCGGCTGATCCTGCCAGAAACCAAGTCAAGTGCCACACGATAGGTTTGTTGAAGTGCCAAATGAGTCTATCTTCCAAGACGATGGCTAATAGGAATAGAGAGAATAAGGTTGGCCTCTAAAGCTAAGAATAAAGTCCTTATGACATTAGTTCTCCAACATTTCTCTTCCACATTAATGAGATCATTGACCAGAGAAACGGGGCAGGCATGAGGCTTAGTGGAGAAAATACGAAATGATGAAGGCAAAGGAACCCATATGTTAATCTTTTATCCAGATCCTACTCGCCGTCTCGATCCCCTAGTGAGCACCTCTCTACTAGAACATAAGCTTCTCCAAATAAAAGAGTCACCGAGCTTAACCTTTGCttggaaaaaaagggaaaagggaaaaTAATTGGCGCGAGGAACGAGTGTCACCAAAGAGTTAGGTTCAGTTGACAGCTTCCAACCTTGTTTGGCAAGCATCCCGAGATTGAAAGCATGTAGATTTCTGAAGCCTAGATGCCTATCACATTTAGGAAGACAAAGCTTGTCCCAAGCCAACCAATGGATCTTTCTGCCATAGTCGGATTCGTTCCACCAGAATTGTTAAACAAGACCATTAAGTTCATCACAGAAATATTTAGGTAAAAGAAAACAACTCATGTTGTAGAGAGGGATTGCCTAAGCAACCACCTTGACAAGGATTTCCCGACCCACCGAGCTTAAGAGTTTTCCTTTCCAACTTTGGAGACGCTTCCAGATGCattctttgataaaattaaaacattgtCCCCTATATGCCAACCATGATGTCTCAAACGTAGCACCTTCATAGCTCTGGCATAGTACATGTAACAAAAGTCATCGGCGTATCCATATGCCAATCATGATGTCTCAAGTCTAGGGATTAATTTGCATAATTGCAATTCGGAGTTGCTTGCTTGAAATGTAAATATGACACAATGTAAGAAGTCAGGGTTCATCGTGTTTAGTGAACTTAATCTTTGTTAAAACCTATATACTTGTCTTAGCAACTCCTTGCTAATGGCGACTCCTTGCTAATGGCCTGAGATTAGCCATGCATCCCTTCCTACAATTGTGGCATCCTTCACCTTGGCCTTGGTCCAAGTGcatatttgatttgttttacttttatgGCATCCTTCACCTTGGCTTTGGGTTAAGGATGATACCGATGAGCTTGTTAATGTTAATCTTGGGTCGACAACTAGTAGCAGGCTATATCATAATTTTAATGCAACTTAATTACTTAGATTTTTCGAGACCTATAGATTTTCCTAatcttattgttttgttttgaaagaTTTTATCTTTTAGACTTATTTTAGAGGCATTCGGTTCTATgaccctcctcctcttcttaatgtttttttttttcatttctcaagAGGTGAGGTGTAAATCCcctctcttttattttattttttaattttttaattttttttttctgggtggTTCGAGAATTAAGTTTATATCCACTAATTAGGtgtaacttttaatttttatttataaaaaaacttGGATGTGAAAGCGAATCACACTCACCCTAAACAATGGATATGGTGATTCAATCCAACCCTttatatgagtttttttttttcttttcatgtttttgtaAGTGACGAATCGACGTGTGGACAATGTCTTCTTTTTTAAACAAGTGCATCTTTCTCAGTTCAAACTTTGtccctttctttaattttagCTTGATATAAGAAATAACTaaacaaaattattaattaaaaaaatataagaccAGATCCCCTAATTAAAAAGACCCAATAAATCAAGAGATGGAATCTTAATAAATTGACAGTGATAGATAGATATATAGATCGATCTATGGTTTGCTCTCATCTGAATTCTCTCACGTACACAGAAAGCCATAAAGCTAGAGAGACAAAGACAAGGAGAACGTGATAATTATAGTTAATCATTTTAGGAGAGAGAATAAtctatctttttattaattaacaaaTCTTATTCACTAAACACCCTCACTAAACACACGTACTTTGAGTTTCAAATCTCTTCGTCCCTGTCTCTtactcaaaacaaacaaaaataaattgtcagaaataaaataaactgagagtttttttttttttattttttaacaaattattttatctacattaaaaaaaaagaagagtatAGATTTAATCTCATAATGAACTAATAATAAAGTGATTTTAATTCATCTTCGATCATAATTAAACGTAAAACTTTTAACGTAAAGAAAACcgtaaggggtgtgatatccacacaacccattttacttctcacatactttttttaattttcaatcgtcaaatcagatgaattgaaaaaaatcaatgaatataaattatcaaagaatatataaaaagtaaaataaaatatgtgaATATCATATTTCAAACCATAGTACTAAATTGCATAATAAATAGACCGAGAGCTAAAAAGAATGATTGATAACAAAAGCAGTAGTCGGATTAAAAAGTGATTTTGTAAGGAAAAAGtgttgagagagaaagtgtaaATTCGGACAAACAGCCAGACAGAcggagaagagagaaggaagagagaaggagTCACATGGCATGTGAGCAACCCCTGCGTGTGTCCACTTGATATATACTCTTCTTACCTTCCTTTGTCCGGCTTTTgactctctgtctctctctcctctctctctctctctcaactggCAGCTGTAGCTTATGAGCTCTCTCTAATGGCAGACCTCAGAACCTAAAACCAAACCCCTTCTTCTTTCACCACcacctcaaaacccaaaataTGATATCCCACAAGTCCATTTCTCACTTCCCCTTCCCCTTctacctcctcctcctcctcctcctcctcctccctctgCCACCCACCTCTGCAACTCCGCCCACCTCCTCCTCTTACAGATACACCCAGCAACTCCTcagcttcaaatcctcccttccaACCCCAACCATCCTCCCCAACTGGCTCCCCAACCAAAACCCATGTTCCTTTTCTGGTATTTCCTGCAAAGCAACCAGGGTTTCGTCCATAGACCTCTCCTCCATCTCCCTCGCTACAAATCTGACCGTTGTTTCCACGTTCCTCATGACCCTCGACTCCCTTGAATCTCTCTTTCTCAATTCAGCCTCTCTCTCCGGCTCTATCTCCCTCCACTTCCCTACCAGAACCAAGTGCAGCCCTCACCTCACCTCCTTAGATCTGGCTCACAACTCCCTTTCCGGCCCTCTTTCAGACGTCCCCGACTTCGCCGCCGCTTGCTCCGCCTTGACCTTCCTCAACCTCTCCTCAAACTCTCTCGTTTTACCCACCAAACCGTCCTCCTCCGCCTTTCCCCTCCGCAACCTCCAAGTTCTTGATCTTTCTTACAACAAGATTACAGGCCCCAACGTCGTCCGTTGGATCTTATCCGACGGTTGCGGTGACTTGCAGAGGTTGGTTTTGAAGGGGAACAAAATCTCCGGCGAGATGAGCGTTGTGTCCACCTGCAGCAAGCTGGAGCACTTGGACTTGTCCTCCAACAACTTCTCCATTTCTCTTCCGTCTTTCGGGGATTGCTCGGCTTTGGACCACCTTGACATCTCTGGCAACAAGTTTTCTGGCGACGTTGGTCGCGCTATCTCCTCCTGCAAGCAGCTCAGTTTCTTGAACCTCTCCATGAACCACTTCGACGGTCCGATTCCGGCCATGCCCACCAACAGCTTGAAGTTCCTGTCACTTGGAGGTAATAGGTTTCAGGGTATAATTCCTGTGAGCTTAATGGATTCGTGTGCAGAGCTTGTGGAGCTCGATCTGTCGGCTAATAGCCTTTCGGGTTCGGTTCCTGATGCACTGAGCTCTTGTTCTTCGTTGGAATCGCTGGACATATCCGCCAATAACTTTTCTGGTGAGTTGCCCGTTGAGATTTTGATGAAGTTCACCAACTTAAAGGCTGTGTCGCTTTCTTTCAACAAATTCTTTGGTCCTCTGCCCAATTCTCTGTCTAAGCTCGCGACATTGGAGAGCTTGGATCTCAGCTCCAACAGTTTGTCTGGGTCAATCCCAGCTGGGCTCTGCGGGGAGCCTAGCAACAGCTGGAAGGAGCTGTACCTTCAGAACAATCTGTTTACCGGCACGATCCCTCCGTCTTTGAGCAACTGTTCTCAGCTTGTTTCTCTTGATTTGAGCTTCAATAATCTCAAGGGCACCATCCCTTCGAGCTTGGGGTCGTTGTCAAAGCTTCGCGATTTGATCATTTGGTTGAACCAGCTGAGTGGGGAAATCCCACAAGAGCTGATGTACCTTGGGTCGCTTGAGAATCTCATTCTGGACTTCAACGACCTTACGGGGTCGATTCCCATCGGTTTAAGCAACTGCACCAATTTGAATTGGATTTCATTGGCTAACAACAAGTTGAGTGGTGAGGTTCCCAGGTGGATTGGGAAGCTTCCAAATCTAGCAATACTCAAGCTCAGTAATAACTCATTCTCTGGTGATATTCCCCCGGAGCTCGGTGACTGTAAGAGCTTGATATGGTTGGATCTCAATACCAACTTGTTGAATGGCACAATCCCTCCTTCGCTTTTCAAGCAATCCGGAAACATTGCAGTGAATTTTGTTGCTTCCAAAACGTATGTATATATCAAGAATGATGGTAGCAAGGAGTGCCATGGAGCAGGAAATTTGCTCGAGTTTGCGGGTATCAGAGACGGGCAACTGAACAGGATTTCGACAAGAAATCCCTGCAACTTCACTAGAGTTTACAGAGGTATTCTCCAACCAACGTTTAACCATAATGGTTCTATGATTTTCCTTGATCTTTCGCATAACTCCTTGTCCGGTAGCATTCCCAAAGAGATTGGGAGCATGTACTATCTCTATATTTTGAATTTGGGCCATAACAATATATCTGGTTCAATCCCACAAGAGCTTGGAAAAATGACCGGCCTTAACATTCTTGATCTCTCTAGCAATAGCCTTGCGGGGACTATTCCACCGGCTCTGAGTGGCCTTACCTTGCTAACGGAGATTGATCTATCAAACAACCGTTTGTCTGGAATGATTCCAGAGTCGGGTCAATTTGAGACGTTCCCTGCCTACAGATTTGCCAACAATTCTGGCCTATGTGGCTATCCTTTGGCTTCATGTGGGGGAGCTTTGGGGCCAAATGCAAATGCACATCAAAAGTCTCATCGAAGAGAACCATCCCTGGTGGGCAGTGTGGCAATGGGGTTACTCATCTCACTTTTCTGCATCTTTGGTTTGTTCATTGTTGCCATTGAAACCAAGAAAAGgcgaaaaaaaaaggaatcgGCCCTTGATGTTTGTATCGACAGTTGTAACCAATCAGGAACTGCCAATGGCTGGAAGCTAACAGGTGCCCGGGAAGCATTAAGCATCAACCTTGCGACATTTGAGAAGCCCCTTCAAAAGCTCACTTTTGCAGATCTTCTCGAGGCCACCAATGGTTTCCACGATAACAGCCTTATTGGCAAAGGTGGTTTTGGTGATGTATACAAGGCCCAATTGAAAGATGGCAGTGTCGTAGCCATAAAGAAACTAATACATATCAGCGGACAGGGTGATCGCGAATTCACTGCAGAAATGGAAACAATAGGGAAGATCAAGCACCGGAACCTTGTCCCCCTCCTTGGATACTGCAAAGTAGGAGAAGAACGGCTTTTGGTTTATGAGTACATGAAATATGGAAGCTTAGATGATGTTTTACATGAACCGAAGAAAGCTGGCATCAAGTTGAACTGGGCTGCAAGGAGGAAGATTGCCATTGGGTCCGCGAGGGGACTGGCCTTTCTTCACCACAATTGCATCCCACACATCATTCACAGGGATATGAAATCAAGCAATGTGCTGGTGGATGAAAATTTGGAAGCCAGAGTCTCCGATTTTGGAATGGCAAGGCTTATGAGTGCAATGGACACCCATTTGAGTGTGAGCACTCTAGCAGGCACCCCTGGTTATGTCCCTCCTGAATACTACCAGAGCTTTAGATGTTCCACGAAAGGTGATGTTTATAGTTATGGAGTAGTATTGCTTGAGCTGCTAACGGGAAGACGGCCTACAGATTCAGCAGATTTTGGCGACAATAATCTCGTGGGTTGGGTAAAACAACACGCTAAATTGAAAATAAGTGATGTTTTTGATCCGGAGCTCATGAAAGAGGACGCAAGCCTTGAGATTGAGCTTTTACAGCACTTGAAGGTAGCTTGTGCTTGTTTGGACGACAGGCCATGGCGGCGTCCAACAATGATCCAAGTGATGGCAATGTTCAAGGAAATCCAAGCCGGGTCTGGGATGGACTCCCAATCAACGATAGCCATGGACGACGACAGAGTTTTTGGCGGAGTTGAAATGGTAGAGATGAGCATAAAAGAAGTCCCGGAAAGCAAGCAGTAGGCCGGGATAGGCAGAAGGCCGATTTTTCAAGAGAATTGTACTGGAAGAAGGAAGCTGTCCCAATTTTGTTTCCCTCTTGTTTACAAGTTGAAAATGCGTTGGAATTGGATGGAGCAGCCAATTTAATGTATGTAATTGTAATGTGGTTATTTAtacagtagagagagagagagagagagagagagagagagagagagagagagagagagagagctgagaAGTGAGaagggttcttcttcttcttgtctaACTTCCTTCTTGTTATAAATGTGTATATAAACAGCTTCAGTTTTCAATTCATTCAGTTGTCATGCTGCCTTTGCTTTACATTTGCTTCTCTTTCAGGACTTGTATGATGGCGACGTCGGTTGTAGATGATTAATCTAActtctaatctaataaaatttatcttttgaaattaaaaaaaaaaaaaaaaaaaaaaaaaaatctaaaacaaGCTGTTGCGATTGTGACCTCATTCATCATCACTAACTGGAGAGTTCTGTTTTGGCCCTACCTGATTTggtttcactctctctctctctcactcatatGGTAGGCCCCAACCACATGCCTATAATTTTAGGCCACATAAATACATTATTTAAGGAGTTGTTGAAATATTACTTCAGTAATTTATGAATTATTACTCGAGTAAGAATTAAATTTTAAGACTTCAAAAGAAAACAACAGTAAGtttccaaaaaaatgaaaaaaaaaaaaaaaaacaacaacagcaagacaataaaatcacaaaaaactgtCAATTTGtctaacttaaatttttttggttattaTATCTAAAATAACTAATAAACGAATAAGATGGACTGAggaataaaattttgataaagTGAATCCGTTAGGAGCCTATTCCATCAATCACATCTCTGTGTAGAGTGGACCATTCCCCAATTCCCATAATTTGCGAGCCGTAACCTCAAAACTGGTGGAAATTGCATTCAACGTTTCCTTCATGACTGCCCCTTTTCCAAAAACCaattttaaaacacattaaTACAATTAAAATTTGTCCATTTCTCATCGACAATGTGCGTGCAATGGTGCACCGCACGTGCTCTCGGTCCAGCTGGGAAAATTTGCTTCTACCCCTCCTCCTGACTaacaaatcaaataattaattggtgCTTCCATCAACATTATCAACTTGTTATGTCAGATCTTGACTTGGAATGCCCCCACCCCACCACCCCCATGCCTAACATGTCGTTTTCTTTTCTAcatgtttctttcttttaagttatttCTAACCCGTGTTCTGAAAGCTTCCGTCTAAAGTCGTCCAGACGTTAGACGATTGTACCTATTTTTTActcatttagaaaataaaagagcGTGTACTGGCATTTTCAAAAGAACCAAGACTGTTTATTGATTTACTTAGCCTACATCTATATTGTAACTCCCCGTTAAACATCGAATTGAACCTTCATTTTTCCATAGAACTTTCTTGCTCCTATTTACATGTGTCCTAACCGCCCAACAGCTATTCCATCCGCGATGAGCGCACTCCTTGTTGTTACTGTAGGGTCTTGAAGCACAAGGAGATTTTACTCGGTGTCAGTTAGGCGGTCAATGGACTTTTGTCGTTCTTTTTTCTCTGACAGATGGTTAGAACTTCATTTGGGTTCGAATCCTACTGAGAGGTCCACTAGAGATCAGAAATTGTTGAAGAAAGAACAAGATGTTTTTTTGTCGCTTCCCCATAGAAGAGATGGAACCTACTATATCCATTTATATTTACTACTTTTATGTGTTTTTGATACCCCTTTCCTCTCCCCAGCCGTTTCCGGTTAAGAAGATGTGAAAGCACCTCTCTCTATATAAGAACAGAAAACTCGTCTAGGCGCCCACTTAAACTGTCTAGACGGGCATAATTAAGTTACAAGGGTTGAATGGTTTTGTGACTTGTTTtactcattttttatttatttaagaaaatggCTTATTGTTACCGAGTACAAAATGGCTCAGAGttgttgtggagccaaaaataatcaagaggtgacacgtggatttttaaGGCAAaagtgacaaaattacccttgaggagcaCCGGAATTCCTACGCGCAAGCAGTGGACAAACATcccacaatcaagtcaaaagtgcccaaaataggtaacaaattcaaagttatttcatccatcctcatcctatattttccaattatttcataaccttcaaaacattccatataaattgagttaattggctaattaatggatttattccttattaatccattaattaccaattaaatcacccatttcacacaaaaatatctcaaagGGCCAGCCACCTTTTCTTAAGAGGAGGACCGGCCATGCACTATAAATTCAACATCATTTCCTCTAAAAACCTAAGTCCACACACTtgaaaaactctaaaaactctctaaacacttttctctctaaattctaactttggcatcggaggttcttcggctaAAGtgccccccattcatcgtggccgcgtgaggctcttggccttgaccctaaggtgttaattgttttgtaggtgcaattttgtccaagaagaaggtggcggaaatttgcatccacaaattggtgctttcattgagagttgaagtacacacactcgtagaagactcttgcATAAAAggttttctctattttttcttgtccatttgtatatttttcgtacgttcttgttattataattttttatttgcaaagattctttgataaaacgtcaaagagaaatacaatggctagaaatttagaaaattctacaagtgaaaattccaatattcaagGAATGGGACCGCGGcgatccacgaggctaaatGTGATCATAGGTGAAGTGGAACCACTGCTACGGGGCTCCACCATGGCAACCACTGCGATGGCCACCATGGCTACCACCCGCGGCGAGGTCCATGGCGCCATCACCACGGCTCGAGCTGTGCCACCTAAGCAAGCCCAAACCGTGCCATCTAAGGCCCACGACACCAAAACCACGgcccaagccatgtcactccaaGCCCAATGCGAGCCCAACACGTTGCCAAGCCGAGCCTTAGCCTCGCATCCACGTACACCACACATCGAGCAGCCCACTCCCGTGGCCAAGCCTGCTCTCGTGGCCCAGCTTGCTCCCGTCGAGCACTTTGctctcgtggcccagcctgcttccGCCGAGTAGCCTATTCCCGTGGCCCAGCTTGCTTCCGTGGCCCAACCTACTCTTGCGGCCCAGTCTACTCTCGTGGCTTTCCAAGCAGCCCATCTAAGATTAGTTCAACTGTCCCGGCTCCAAATTTTCGGACTGACGATCGAACTAGGAGCATTTTGACCACATTTTTCTGCGGTTTTGACATTTCCTAACTCAAATCTCGCGcccggagtctaccacacttccactgctcaaggagacGCATTCTTTCCAAGTtattccaacccaaatggagagcaacacttgtctcgacaagtcatagagttgacgagcgccctTGCACAACAGATGACCTTAGTGAACCAGCTCTTACAGCGCATCCAGCAATGTCCTGGCAAGCAGCCACTTAACCAAAGAACCTCTCCAGCAGCgtcccgaagtaggacaagggcaaacaaagaacCTCTCCAGCAGTGTCCCGGCAAGCAGCTACTCGACCAGCCACGAACCGAGTGTTCGAGTAATTTACACTCCTGATTGGGCCCCCGAGATAACGTATACTCCCGTCTTAGAGCACGGAGGAGAGTGCACTTTCGACTAGGCCCACGGACGAGTGTACATTCACGGTTGGGGTCACACTCCGATAGttaacatgagcaaccttccaagcgAAGTGTTCATTTGCGGTTGAACCCGTAAAGAGCATCATTCATCTTATATTGGAGTAGGTAGCACGACGGATGGAGAGAACTAGTCACTCAAGCCCAATCGGCAGCCTACGAAGAACTCGCTCGCCTGCTAGGAACGCACCACACGCACTACATCCATGGTATAGACGAGCCAAACACATGGAAAAGCAGCCTAGACTAGCAATTCATGGCTGGGGGCAGCCGAGAGCTCCGCTACCccaacaaaggaaaattcaGGAAGAAATAGAGAGATTCTTGACCAAGCGATTGCGTAATTTTCAACGCAATGAGGTCGCCAATAAGGCACTACGACAGAACGTGACtaacataagcaggtcacctTTCACATACGAGATCGAGCAAGCAGAGCCCCCACGCGAGTTCAACATGCCgtatttcacatctttcaaaggggatgaacacccaaaacacttaaaacactaccGAAGCGTAATGATCCTCTGTCGAAACAATAAtgatctcatgtgcaagatattcaccaCTACTCTACAAGGTGAGATGCAAGATTGGTTTTACACCCTACCGCCACAATTTATTTAGAGTTTCGatgaactttctttggttttcaccaaagaatattcatcctatcgctcgatcaaaaagaagtccgaccatttgtttaacgtcaagaagaacccaaaagagTCGCTTTgtgactatgtgaagaggtttAAAGCAGAGAAGGCAAGGATAGTCGGATGCAACGACTCAATAGCTAAAacagccttccaaaaaggacttccAGCAGACCACCTGCTattcaaaaaattgatcatgaaagaagatctaactctagTAGATTCTTTTGCTCTGGAAAAGaaacatgcactttgggacgaggctcGCCAATGCACATTCGAGGACTTGAAGGAGTACTTGACATCACCTCTATATTATCTAAACCAGAAGTAGAAGAGGACTTATTCACATGTTTGACAGTATCTGAAgcagcaataagctctaccatTATATAAGAAGAGCTAGGGGCCCAACTACCTttattccacagttcaaaagctcTCCTCGATGCTataagaaattcaaaagctaactttggcgatAGTTGTTGCAACCCAAAAGCTCAAG of the Pyrus communis chromosome 1, drPyrComm1.1, whole genome shotgun sequence genome contains:
- the LOC137737832 gene encoding brassinosteroid LRR receptor kinase-like gives rise to the protein MISHKSISHFPFPFYLLLLLLLLLPLPPTSATPPTSSSYRYTQQLLSFKSSLPTPTILPNWLPNQNPCSFSGISCKATRVSSIDLSSISLATNLTVVSTFLMTLDSLESLFLNSASLSGSISLHFPTRTKCSPHLTSLDLAHNSLSGPLSDVPDFAAACSALTFLNLSSNSLVLPTKPSSSAFPLRNLQVLDLSYNKITGPNVVRWILSDGCGDLQRLVLKGNKISGEMSVVSTCSKLEHLDLSSNNFSISLPSFGDCSALDHLDISGNKFSGDVGRAISSCKQLSFLNLSMNHFDGPIPAMPTNSLKFLSLGGNRFQGIIPVSLMDSCAELVELDLSANSLSGSVPDALSSCSSLESLDISANNFSGELPVEILMKFTNLKAVSLSFNKFFGPLPNSLSKLATLESLDLSSNSLSGSIPAGLCGEPSNSWKELYLQNNLFTGTIPPSLSNCSQLVSLDLSFNNLKGTIPSSLGSLSKLRDLIIWLNQLSGEIPQELMYLGSLENLILDFNDLTGSIPIGLSNCTNLNWISLANNKLSGEVPRWIGKLPNLAILKLSNNSFSGDIPPELGDCKSLIWLDLNTNLLNGTIPPSLFKQSGNIAVNFVASKTYVYIKNDGSKECHGAGNLLEFAGIRDGQLNRISTRNPCNFTRVYRGILQPTFNHNGSMIFLDLSHNSLSGSIPKEIGSMYYLYILNLGHNNISGSIPQELGKMTGLNILDLSSNSLAGTIPPALSGLTLLTEIDLSNNRLSGMIPESGQFETFPAYRFANNSGLCGYPLASCGGALGPNANAHQKSHRREPSLVGSVAMGLLISLFCIFGLFIVAIETKKRRKKKESALDVCIDSCNQSGTANGWKLTGAREALSINLATFEKPLQKLTFADLLEATNGFHDNSLIGKGGFGDVYKAQLKDGSVVAIKKLIHISGQGDREFTAEMETIGKIKHRNLVPLLGYCKVGEERLLVYEYMKYGSLDDVLHEPKKAGIKLNWAARRKIAIGSARGLAFLHHNCIPHIIHRDMKSSNVLVDENLEARVSDFGMARLMSAMDTHLSVSTLAGTPGYVPPEYYQSFRCSTKGDVYSYGVVLLELLTGRRPTDSADFGDNNLVGWVKQHAKLKISDVFDPELMKEDASLEIELLQHLKVACACLDDRPWRRPTMIQVMAMFKEIQAGSGMDSQSTIAMDDDRVFGGVEMVEMSIKEVPESKQ